The proteins below come from a single Crossiella sp. CA-258035 genomic window:
- a CDS encoding GNAT family N-acetyltransferase, translated as MSEWVRRWQRGWRECRGWAEPVEARGVLDFLLGQPNRHRELIALDVDAAPGSVRPLADEVAAQAKPTLLTVPTHRPDEVQQVLRAAGLTLRAYREWIMTRELGTHPRPPAAAPYTCATTVTGRVLRAEVRDQTGALAASGLAAVIGTDAIPDKIETDSAHRRRGLGSVVMGALMAEAVVMGATTGILFASSDGERLYTRLGWTTWATVVMASSPRRAA; from the coding sequence ATGTCGGAGTGGGTCCGCCGCTGGCAGCGTGGCTGGCGCGAGTGCCGGGGCTGGGCGGAGCCGGTGGAGGCGCGGGGCGTGCTGGACTTCCTGCTGGGCCAGCCGAACCGGCACCGTGAGCTGATCGCGCTGGATGTCGACGCGGCCCCCGGCTCGGTGCGGCCACTGGCCGATGAGGTTGCCGCGCAAGCGAAACCGACCCTGCTGACGGTGCCGACCCACCGGCCTGACGAGGTGCAGCAGGTGCTGCGCGCGGCGGGACTGACCCTGCGGGCGTACCGCGAATGGATCATGACCCGCGAGCTCGGCACCCACCCCCGTCCGCCCGCCGCCGCGCCGTACACCTGCGCCACCACGGTGACCGGCCGGGTGCTGCGCGCCGAGGTCCGGGACCAGACCGGGGCACTGGCCGCCAGTGGCCTGGCCGCGGTGATCGGCACGGACGCCATTCCGGACAAGATCGAGACCGACAGCGCGCACCGTCGCCGCGGCCTGGGCAGCGTGGTGATGGGGGCGCTGATGGCGGAGGCGGTGGTCATGGGCGCGACCACCGGCATCCTGTTCGCCAGCTCCGACGGGGAACGGCTCTACACCCGGCTGGGCTGGACGACCTGGGCGACCGTGGTCATGGCCTCCAGCCCCCGCCGCGCCGCCTGA
- a CDS encoding FAD-dependent monooxygenase has protein sequence MRTQVIVVGAGPTGLMLAHELLLAGVSATVVERLPRANVQSRADSLQPRTAEVLDLRGLLAPLLTGVPLAGLLGGHFAGLPVPLDCTPWQTRYPVPVPVSQGKLEGFLEQQVGARGGTVLRGTAVAEVGQTAHDVQVSTDSGQTLSADYVVACDGAHSTVRKLLGLPFPGQPATARSVVADVVLAAHPDTVAVGRRHFSERIRAANGYWTVLHPLGDNVFRFIFGSVTDPNPPREQPVTEAEVRAALLAVYGPSAELTAIRAASRFSDASRQLESYRQGRVFFAGDAAHIHLPVGGQGVNLGIQDAMNLGWKLAAQLHGWAPADLLETYQSERHPVAAGVLANTQAQGVLLNPEGGADVAELRALMARLLRLPEVNRHLSGMMSGLDIRYDLAGPEHPLTGRRMPDLDLVTTGGADRVSALTRAGRGLLLRFDDRTEVTAEGWTDRVEEVTAKTAEDPGAAAVLLRPDGHVCWAGADSAALTTALTRWFGARTG, from the coding sequence ATGCGAACTCAGGTGATCGTCGTGGGCGCCGGGCCGACCGGCTTGATGCTGGCGCACGAGCTGCTGCTGGCCGGGGTGTCGGCGACGGTGGTGGAGCGACTGCCCAGGGCGAACGTCCAGTCCAGGGCGGACAGCCTGCAACCGCGTACCGCCGAGGTGCTTGACCTGCGCGGACTGCTCGCGCCGCTGCTCACCGGTGTGCCGCTGGCCGGGTTGCTGGGCGGGCACTTCGCCGGGCTGCCGGTGCCGCTGGACTGCACGCCGTGGCAGACCCGCTACCCCGTCCCGGTGCCGGTCTCCCAGGGCAAGCTGGAAGGCTTCCTGGAACAGCAGGTCGGCGCGCGCGGCGGCACGGTGCTGCGCGGCACGGCGGTGGCCGAGGTCGGCCAGACCGCGCACGACGTCCAGGTCAGCACCGACAGCGGCCAGACGCTGTCCGCCGACTACGTGGTGGCCTGCGACGGCGCGCACAGCACGGTGCGCAAGCTGCTCGGCCTGCCCTTCCCCGGCCAGCCCGCCACCGCCCGCTCGGTGGTCGCCGACGTGGTGCTGGCCGCGCACCCGGACACCGTGGCCGTGGGCAGACGCCACTTCAGCGAGCGCATCCGCGCGGCCAACGGCTACTGGACCGTGCTGCACCCGTTGGGTGACAACGTCTTCCGGTTCATCTTCGGCAGCGTCACCGACCCCAACCCGCCGCGCGAGCAACCGGTCACCGAGGCGGAGGTGCGGGCCGCGCTGCTCGCGGTGTACGGGCCGAGCGCCGAGCTGACCGCGATCCGCGCCGCCTCCCGGTTCTCCGACGCCTCCCGCCAGCTGGAGAGCTACCGCCAGGGCCGGGTGTTCTTCGCCGGGGACGCCGCGCACATCCACCTGCCGGTCGGTGGCCAGGGCGTCAACCTGGGCATCCAGGACGCGATGAACCTGGGCTGGAAGCTCGCCGCCCAGCTGCACGGGTGGGCTCCCGCGGACTTGCTGGAGACCTACCAGAGCGAACGCCACCCGGTCGCCGCCGGCGTGCTCGCCAACACCCAGGCCCAGGGCGTGCTGCTCAACCCCGAGGGCGGCGCGGACGTGGCCGAGTTGCGCGCGCTGATGGCCCGGCTGCTGCGCCTGCCCGAGGTCAACCGGCACCTCTCCGGCATGATGTCCGGCTTGGACATCCGCTACGACCTGGCCGGACCGGAGCACCCGCTGACCGGCCGCCGGATGCCCGACCTGGACCTGGTGACCACCGGTGGCGCGGACCGGGTCTCCGCCCTGACCCGCGCCGGCCGCGGCCTGCTGCTGCGCTTCGACGACCGGACCGAGGTCACCGCGGAGGGCTGGACCGACCGGGTCGAGGAGGTCACGGCCAAGACCGCCGAGGACCCGGGCGCGGCCGCGGTGCTGCTCCGGCCGGACGGGCACGTGTGCTGGGCCGGAGCCGACTCCGCGGCGCTGACCACGGCGCTCACCCGCTGGTTCGGGGCTCGGACCGGCTGA
- a CDS encoding TetR family transcriptional regulator produces MSEPAGLRERKKQRTREAIAAAAIALFLERGFDQVSVADVAAAAEVSKRTLFKYFPSKEDLVVQRFADHQDESARHVRAREPGESPLSALHRGWLDALRRQDPISGLCDEPEVVRFYQLITGTESLTARLRRFAEQSEAMLVAALTEAGYPPRRAQFVAVQFGALEVMLMGENSRAIASGRSAAEVYPEAVAALAEAIDLLRHGAESGN; encoded by the coding sequence GTGAGTGAGCCAGCGGGACTGCGCGAGCGCAAGAAACAGCGGACACGCGAGGCCATCGCCGCGGCCGCGATCGCGCTGTTCCTGGAACGCGGCTTCGACCAGGTCTCGGTCGCCGACGTGGCCGCGGCCGCCGAGGTGTCCAAGCGCACCCTGTTCAAGTACTTCCCCAGCAAGGAAGACCTGGTGGTGCAACGCTTCGCCGACCACCAGGACGAGTCGGCCCGCCACGTGCGCGCCCGCGAACCGGGGGAGTCCCCGCTGTCCGCGCTGCACCGGGGCTGGCTGGACGCGCTGCGCCGTCAAGACCCGATCAGCGGCTTGTGCGACGAGCCGGAGGTGGTCCGCTTCTACCAGTTGATCACCGGCACGGAGAGCCTGACCGCGCGGCTGCGCCGGTTCGCCGAACAGTCGGAGGCAATGCTGGTGGCGGCGCTCACCGAGGCCGGTTACCCGCCTCGGCGGGCACAGTTCGTGGCGGTGCAGTTCGGGGCGCTGGAGGTGATGCTGATGGGGGAGAACTCACGGGCGATCGCCTCGGGGCGCTCGGCGGCGGAGGTGTACCCGGAGGCGGTGGCGGCGCTGGCGGAGGCCATTGACCTGCTGCGACACGGGGCCGAGTCGGGTAATTGA
- a CDS encoding ABC transporter ATP-binding protein produces the protein MEQQNTATPALALRGLVKQFGDTTAVAGIDLDVTTGSFHGLVGPNGAGKTTALSMAVGLLRPTAGTATVAGVDVWRDPVAAKRRIGMLPEASHLFDRLTGPELLDYHGLLRGMAQDTVRARVAQLIEVLGLGEAGRKLVVDYSTGMKKKIGLACALLHSPTLLVLDEPFEAVDPVSAGTIRDLLRRYLDGGGTVIFSTHVMEVAEQLCDHLTVIGAGRVLASGTLEEVRGGRRLHEVFVDLVGGPRRGTEELSWLGDSSR, from the coding sequence ATGGAGCAGCAGAACACCGCCACCCCGGCCCTGGCTCTGCGGGGCCTGGTGAAGCAGTTCGGCGACACCACCGCGGTGGCCGGGATCGACCTGGACGTCACCACCGGCTCCTTCCACGGGCTGGTCGGTCCCAACGGTGCGGGCAAGACCACCGCCCTGTCGATGGCGGTCGGGCTGCTGCGGCCGACCGCGGGCACCGCGACCGTCGCCGGGGTGGACGTCTGGCGGGACCCGGTGGCGGCCAAGCGGCGCATCGGCATGCTGCCGGAGGCCAGCCACCTCTTCGACCGGCTCACCGGGCCGGAACTGCTGGACTACCACGGCCTGCTGCGCGGCATGGCCCAGGACACCGTCCGCGCCCGCGTCGCCCAGCTGATCGAGGTGCTCGGGCTGGGCGAGGCGGGCCGGAAGCTGGTCGTGGACTACTCCACCGGCATGAAGAAGAAGATCGGCCTGGCCTGCGCGCTGCTGCACTCCCCGACGCTGCTCGTGCTCGACGAGCCCTTCGAGGCGGTCGACCCGGTCTCCGCCGGGACCATCCGCGACCTGCTGCGCCGCTACCTCGACGGTGGTGGCACGGTCATCTTCTCCACCCACGTGATGGAGGTCGCCGAACAGCTCTGCGACCACCTCACCGTCATCGGGGCCGGCCGGGTGCTGGCCAGCGGCACGCTCGAGGAGGTCCGCGGCGGACGGCGGCTGCACGAGGTGTTCGTCGACCTGGTCGGCGGGCCGAGGCGCGGGACGGAGGAACTGTCATGGCTTGGCGATTCCTCGCGCTGA
- a CDS encoding MerR family transcriptional regulator — translation MPFSSDLDNVDYPTYTTGQAAELLGVQQAFLHSLDTANLLRPHRSDGGHRRYSRRQLDRAARIRTLFDEGHSLAATARIIELQDELTATQAELAELRSRLGPERV, via the coding sequence ATACCTTTCTCGAGCGACCTCGACAACGTCGACTACCCCACGTACACCACCGGGCAGGCCGCCGAACTGCTCGGCGTGCAGCAGGCCTTCCTGCACAGCCTGGACACCGCCAACCTGCTGCGCCCGCACCGCTCCGACGGCGGACACCGCCGCTACAGCCGCCGCCAGCTCGACCGCGCCGCCCGCATCCGCACCCTGTTCGACGAAGGCCACAGCCTGGCCGCCACCGCCCGGATCATCGAGCTGCAGGACGAGCTCACCGCCACCCAGGCGGAGCTCGCCGAACTGCGCAGCCGGCTCGGCCCGGAGCGGGTCTGA
- a CDS encoding SRPBCC family protein, with amino-acid sequence MKYTVSMEIALPRERVVQLLADPEHLPKWLRGLVLHEPLSGVHGQVGTKSRVVLQMGQQKMECTETITRREPVDLHGIAGETVVHYEREIVGQGMWSAARERFTETGLGTTLWVSENEYRFSSLLMRLVGLLMPGAFRKQSLQHMQDFKAFAEHGKDVREAKG; translated from the coding sequence ATGAAGTACACCGTCTCGATGGAGATCGCCCTGCCACGGGAGCGGGTGGTCCAGCTGCTCGCCGACCCGGAACACCTGCCGAAGTGGTTGCGGGGCCTGGTGCTGCACGAGCCGCTGAGCGGGGTGCACGGACAGGTCGGCACCAAGTCGCGAGTGGTGCTGCAGATGGGCCAGCAGAAGATGGAGTGCACCGAGACCATCACGCGCCGGGAACCGGTGGACCTGCACGGGATCGCGGGGGAAACCGTCGTCCACTACGAACGCGAGATCGTCGGCCAGGGCATGTGGAGCGCCGCGCGCGAACGCTTCACCGAGACGGGCCTGGGGACGACGCTCTGGGTGAGTGAGAACGAGTACCGGTTCAGCAGCTTGCTGATGCGGCTGGTGGGGCTCTTGATGCCCGGCGCCTTCCGCAAGCAGTCGCTACAGCACATGCAGGACTTCAAGGCGTTCGCCGAGCACGGAAAGGACGTCCGCGAAGCGAAGGGCTGA